The proteins below come from a single Anderseniella sp. Alg231-50 genomic window:
- a CDS encoding tripartite tricarboxylate transporter TctB family protein, which yields MRFNDSVFGLILIAFAIAEISYARTFPRLHGQDYGPDLFPVIIGAGLMLFGGILIARGWARRATQPLVVVGDWAQDRGNVVNVIILLGSIVFYIVFSTWLGFIPTALLIQSVLLVRLGSSLVTSVVIATISTMVIHTLFAKLLLVPLPWGLLLPLAW from the coding sequence ATGCGGTTCAATGACAGTGTGTTTGGCCTGATCCTGATTGCATTCGCAATCGCGGAAATCTCCTACGCGCGCACATTTCCCAGACTGCACGGACAGGATTACGGACCGGATCTGTTCCCCGTCATAATCGGTGCGGGGCTTATGCTGTTTGGCGGCATCCTGATTGCGCGGGGTTGGGCGCGCCGCGCAACTCAACCGCTGGTGGTTGTTGGAGATTGGGCGCAAGACCGCGGCAATGTGGTCAATGTCATCATCCTGCTTGGCAGCATTGTTTTCTACATCGTATTCTCGACCTGGTTGGGCTTTATTCCGACCGCTTTGCTGATCCAGTCCGTGCTGTTGGTCCGGCTTGGTTCAAGCCTGGTCACAAGTGTCGTCATAGCCACGATCTCCACCATGGTGATCCACACGCTGTTTGCAAAACTGCTGCTGGTGCCCCTGCCCTGGGGTCTGCTGCTACCGCTTGCGTGGTGA